The Musa acuminata AAA Group cultivar baxijiao chromosome BXJ2-5, Cavendish_Baxijiao_AAA, whole genome shotgun sequence genomic interval GGTGAATTGAATCCATCAACATTCATCCTTTTTGTTTCTATGAAACAACTGCAACAAGTCTTAATGCTCCCTTCAGGCAAAGTAGCTACCTCAGTGCAATTTTGCTCTGCATGGATCAAATATGATTCAAGGGAGAGAGAGTCAATTTTGGAAATGGAATTTATCCAATTCCCAGATTTTTTTTAGGACTTTATTCttggatatattatttttaattgatcATCAGCTCAAAAAAGTCAAGTTTTCTCACCTCCTTAGATCAGTGAACAGTATCAGTCAAGTTTTCTTTAAATAAACATTTATCATTGATAACCTTCGAAAGCTGACGTGATGTGTCCAATAGGTACGAATCGAAATCTATGCATCGAGTGTTGATCGATGATGATgtattaatttttttactaattataaatataaatataaatattggtCTAAATTAATCTGTTCTTGAAAGGGACGGTGAAGTCCACGGGAGACGAATTCTGCCTCGCGTTTGTGTTGTGGCCAAGCTTTTGCGTGCTGATTCATTCACTTTCCTTAATTTATTGATCGGCTTTACTTTCTCGGCCCGATGCTGACGACTCCCTCGACTACGCGGACTCTTCCAAGGAGACGCGCCCACCTCGCCTTGTTTCCGACTCGCAATCCCCCAGACTTCCGACTTCTTCAGCGGAAACAACGACTGCCTCGTTGCTCCTCCTCGGATCTCTCCCCCCTTTCCTTGGTGCTTCGCTGCTGGAACAGATGAGTCGATCGATTCGGTAAGCCAGCTTTCTTTCCGAAGAAGTTTTTTTTGGTGCGACTTGATCCTCTGGGTCTAAAGTCAAGATTTTGAGCATCGAGCTTCGTTAAAAATCGTATCTTGGCGTCGAAGGTAGCGGAGATTGGGAATTTAGTGAGGAACTTTCCGACTTGGCGTCGGATTCGTGGAAAAGTTGAGGTTCTGCGATTTCGGTTTGTGTTGAGAAATTAAGAGTCGCCATCGAGCTGTGCGGAATTTGATGGATAAGATGCGCTTTTTAAGATCCTGCTGTTCATGGGTAAGATATTCTCACATCTGAGCCTGCCTTCTCTCATTTATCCACGTAATCATTCTTTTGCTGCTTTGAACGCATTGAGTAAGTTTATTCTGATTGGGCATCTGACAGTTTTTGACCTTCTTCTGTTGATATTGTTCGTTTGCTGCTCTTCCTATTATTTAGTTCTTGGCTTtggtttctcttcttttttcgTTCGAGCAAATGGTTTCACTGATCTTTACGTGGATAACGAGAAAATCCTCTTCTACTTATGGAGCAGTTGTTCGAAATCCTCTTCTACTTACAGAGCAGTTGTTCGAAGCTTTGGTTGCACAGATTGTCGTGGTTGAATGGAGGGGAGAAATTTACCTGCTTTTGCCTTCTTACTCCATTGCAATACTTCTCATTCAATTTTATCTAATCATGGATTCTTCAGGGAGGAGTGTAATTCAAAAGCTAGATCTTGAATTTTCATTTGATTATTTCTAGGAGGGACTATTCGACTCAGAATAAGTATGAAGGATGATCATAGTGTATATGAACCCAACCGTGCCAGAATTTACTAGTTAAAATTGATGTCTCAACGGCCTACTAGCTGTGTTATGTATGTTACTTCTGGTTAACTAATTGTAATTTTGATCAACCATCTCATGTCTCGATTTGGGATAGCTACTCGATAGATTCTAGAGCCAAGTACCAAAAATGTTTTCTCTTCTGCTTTCCTGTTTATTTATGGTCTTGAATTACTTTGCTATATTCATTTTGAGAAAGTTAAACATCTACTTATCGTATTCATTAAGAAACTCAATTTGGTGTGCCAGTTCGAATGTTAATGCAGTTATTCTTAATAACAATTTCTTGAAAGACAAATAGTCGGAGGATTGTCTCATGAATTTACCTGATGACACTGGTCTTGCTATGCAGCTTGCAGGTCCCTCATTAACTGTCGGTAAAGGTAGAAACTCGCAAGGTCGCATCAGAGTTAGTTATGGGTTTAGCCTGCTAAAAGGAGCAGCAGCTCATCCTATCGAAGATTATCATGTAGCCAAATTCATCCATATCAGAGGTCAGGAACTTGGTCTATTTGCTGTCTTTGACGGCCATTTAGGCGATAGTGTCCCGGCATACTTGGAGAAGCATTTGTTTGCCAATATTATAAATGAGGTAATACTCAGCTTATTTGTATGGATGGAGTAAAAAATTCTTGGATGTTGAGATGCTCATGGAATAatgttaaatgtgttatttcttaACAGGAAGAGTTTTGGACACATCCTGATATTGCCATCAGAAGGGCCTATGAAAAGACTGATAATGAGATACTTTCTCAGAGTCGTGATTTGGGGCGAGGTGGATCCACTGCTGTTACGGCAGTCCTAGTCAATGGCACCAAATTGTGGATAGCTAATATTGGCGACTCAAGAGCTGTTCTTGCAAAATCTGGAGAGATTATACAAATGTCAACAGATCATGAACCAGATTCTGAACGTGAAAGAATTGAAACGAGGGGTGGCTTTGTTTCTAACATGCCAGGTTAGTCAGACGTATTGCATCAAGGACTTGTTTCAGTTATATTTAACGAATTGTAAAGTTTAAGTAGCCTGTCAGTCAATACCCTCCTTTTTCTTGCAAAAAGAGAAAATCTAGAGTAGCACTGTCTCTGTCCGAGcttaatttttcctgctttattaATGTTTTTACCAGTAGCCTGCCAGTCATTTCCAGTTTATCCTGCTTTATCCTTTTTCAATCCTCTCTACTTCACTGTTCTCATGTGTGTGTTGTTTCACCGGAACTCGTAGTCCTCTTTAAGAAGTTTATATCAATTAACTGATGCTACTAGGACATGGTACATCCTTCAGAACTCAAATTACCCCTAAAATAGGTATTGCCTTGTGATTTCCAATTGTCTCCAGAATCAGTCATTTTACCTTTGCACCTACTCAAATATTCTCAAACTTCATAGTTTtcttattttcagcaagaaaactATACATAGTTATACCAgcaagttcattaaaagaaaacaATCTTCTGTCTTTGTATATAGAGTCCAATAACCCAATAATTGGAAGCCTTCATATTAGGACTCAAATAAGTAAACCAGCTACACCTGCAGGGACTAGCTGGACTGCTGATCTACAAATGCACTTTCCATGGAGCTTCTCTTTGAATGCgtgtttttttcttttacctTTCTTTTTGTAAAAAATATTGAACGCATATGTCGACCTAAACCATTATTGGAAAAGAAATTTGCACCACATCATGGTCTTTAAATAGTCTTAGATCCCTTTCTTCCTTTACATTAAACTCTAATTGAACCCATGTGAAGCACATTATCTCGTTACACACGTAATTGGCATTAACAACTAAAGATAATTTGTCAGTTTTTAAAGGATAGTCGAGGTCAACCCACATAACAAACAATTTGAACTTTTTTAAGTGAAACAAACAATTTGAACTGCCAATACTCTCACACTAACTGAATAAAAGGAGTGAGTTGATACATTCATACAATTGATTCGTATATGAAGTTTGATAATGCACTTGCTTTGATTCCAGATTCGTGTGGAATAGATGGATCTAGAGAGTCAGATATGAAGATAGCATGAGTATACTTACCAATGAATACTTTATAGTGGTATCCCAAACTACTTTCCAGAAGAAACACTGACCATTTTGCTTATATCTCACTGTACTTATTGTACAATGAAAACATATTAATGAGTCTTTCAATGTATCTCTAAAACACCTGTATATTCTTGCTTGTATGCATCAGAGAAGCATGCCAGGTGTCTTGCTGACAAATTTCAAAAGCTTGTCATCTTCCCTTAGACTAAAATGCTGAGCAGATGATTCTTTAATGCAATTTCCCATTGACTtctctacatatatatatgctctTTAATTCTATGGAACATGTTTAATAAACCTGAAAGCTTTCTTTTTAATGAGCTTAGTACTAATGGGTTTCTAGGAGATGTCGCAAGAGTTAACGGTCAACTAGCTGTTTCACGGGCTTTTGGAGACAAGAACCTCAAAAcacttctaagttcagatcctgaTATACAAGTTGAAGATACAAGCTCCGAAACAGAGctgctcattcttgcaagtgatggcCTTTGGAAGGTGTTGTTTATCATAGTCCATGCATCTTCTAATCATTTAAGTTTAACACATGAGAAATTTGAATTATTGTATATTTTTACCAGGTTATGAGCAATGAGGAAGCTGTCAATCTTGCAAGAAAAATCAAGAATCCATTAGCAGCAGCTAAACAGCTGACACTGGAAGCCTTCAACAGAGATAGTAAAGATGACATATCATGCATTGTTGTTCGATTCAAGGGATAGGGTTCAATCAGACATCTCATGAGATAGATGATCATCAATATTTTCCTTATGTTAAATATGCTTATACGACTATGGCATAAACCTCCGTGCAAACCATGATTTGTTCCTTGAAGCTGCATTGAACAACTCACTCATGCACAAGTGAAGTTCTATACCCTCATGACATCTGTTGTAATTGCTTTGTCATTTTGTAAGTTAAtttttgtttgtttcttttctGTATAAATCCAGCATGCCCTACAGGTGTCCTCTGGTgaacatctttcttttttttcatatggTGATGTGAAGGTTATATGTTCTCTTGGTATTCAatcatatagatattgatatcatGCTTGCAAATATATTCAACTGGTggactttttctcactttcttttCTGGTGGTGCCTGTTTGCACCCTTGCATGCCAAATTGGCCAGAAAATATATTGTCATGAACTGTAATTTGTCTTCCTATGCCTCAATATTTTTCTGCAAGTGATAAAATCTGCAGGATCTTGCAGACCTTGAAAAGCCTTATCATAGAACTTATGAATGCAATATAaccaaaaaataatgataaaaaggCCGCATTATGTTAGATGTTTTTGCATTATCCCTGGGATTTCCAGAATTGTGGATCAATCCTGTTCTTGTCCAGTTATCCACACTGCTTGAGAATCCTCTTAAATACATCTATCAAGGAAGAAACACTATGATCTCCAACCATATAAATTTTTCATAGAAGTTAATATGTTTTGAAGTAATCAATGGAAAGTTGGTGTAAACTGCTTACTTTCTACAACAAGCTGTTATACTGCTCGACAAACAGCAATGCCTTGCATTAACTTTATGCATATTTTCTAGAATAAGGTGGTTATATCATGAAGCAGGTAGATATATTGGCAGGAATAACTTCAATATGCTTGGCCTGTGTATTTAGGTTTTCACTGCATACATAGCTATAGCATGGTTTGATTGAACTCCATCATTAGTTTGTTAAGCTTTGCTTATACAGTATATGTTATTATTAGTGAAActatataataattaaattatattttgcttTCTCTCTAGTTATCATTtgctttaaaaaatttattaaaaaattattatcaatgaaactatataataatttaattatatgtTGCGCTCTATGTAGTTATCATTGGCTTTAAAACAGGAttacaaaaaaaaagatcatatttttgaaagaaaaaaaatattatattaaatcatATCCAACCTGATGCACCATCTGTGCAACATTGCAGTGTTGTGTACCAACACTGGATGTCTCAACAGAGACAATAGATCAACATATTTTATAGGCATTCAGAGCAGAGTAAATTGCCATCTACACAGTCATCTTCTAGTAATCAATTTCACACAATTTATCCAAAATTATATTGAGGCCTCCCATCAACATCCACAAAGTCATAAAATATATTTCACTAGAGTACTAATGAGAACAGAACTATTCATTCACACTTGAATTTAGCCAACCATTTCATTTCAAACAGACTGAAACAGCAGTCAGGTCCTGATTATAATGTGCCAGTTGAAATATCTTACACGAATTCTTctgtgttaaaaaaaaaaaacttaacaaAGAGGGTCATAATTGGGCCATTTAATGAATTCACTCCCAACAGAAGGCAGCTGCAAGAAAACAAAAACATAGAGTTCTTGTTCTACATATCTATCCTATACAACACTATATTTCACTCGATGCATTCTGTCTCAACTGCCATCACTTGTGGCATAAGCTCTTCTGCTAGCAACTGGCTCTCAGTCCCTGGGGAGATGGAGCGACATAACAAGCATCGAGAATCCAAG includes:
- the LOC103974094 gene encoding probable protein phosphatase 2C 41, which encodes MDKMRFLRSCCSWLAGPSLTVGKGRNSQGRIRVSYGFSLLKGAAAHPIEDYHVAKFIHIRGQELGLFAVFDGHLGDSVPAYLEKHLFANIINEEEFWTHPDIAIRRAYEKTDNEILSQSRDLGRGGSTAVTAVLVNGTKLWIANIGDSRAVLAKSGEIIQMSTDHEPDSERERIETRGGFVSNMPGDVARVNGQLAVSRAFGDKNLKTLLSSDPDIQVEDTSSETELLILASDGLWKVMSNEEAVNLARKIKNPLAAAKQLTLEAFNRDSKDDISCIVVRFKG